The following is a genomic window from Nitrospirota bacterium.
TCTTTGTGTCTATTCGTTGTTTTTGTCATTGGCGGGGCAATAACTGCCAGTATGAGACATAGAACTGTTCGCTTATTATTCTCATGATGCCCGATAGCCCCATAAGATGGATTATTGCCGCTCCTATCCTGTTGCTCGGCCTTGTCGGGCACGTGCTCACGTTAGCGGTCTGCGTCTCAATAATTCGTCAGTGCCTCACCCGTAAGACTTTTCGTCCAACATCCGGGTTGCCTTTGGTCGGTCCGCTGTTCTTTGCCTTGTCATACGTGGTAATTAGGTCGTCAATGGTCTTATGGCTTGCGGCACTGCTCCTGGTGCTAGAGCTGCTATTGGGGGGCATAACCGGCCTCGTCATACGAATAAGCGGGGCTGAACCTAAGAAGAAAGACTCTGTTTAGAACCCTTTGAACATCACACTGTTAACTAATAAGACTTTCCTGCCAGCTACGGCTAGCTCCACAGCGCAAGGATATCAACGGTTCTTGTTCAGTTTGCGGTGATCGGGATGCAGGAAGGGTCAGCGGCAATCATGTCTTCTATGACTGACATCGCTTCTTTTACATATGAATCGTCAGAGACCGTTTTGAGAAAGTCCTGCCTTTTTTCTTCAGGCGTCCTGGCTTCGTTGTCCGGCTTAGGCCGGCTTAAGGGTGTTTTGATATCTTTTTCTTTCTGTCTGCGAGATTCCTCTATTTCTCTGCGCACGTCTTCTATATTCAATGACCTGACTGTATTTTTTTTCTTTTCTGCAAGTCGTGTGGTCTCTTTTTCCATGTCGTTAAATTGCTGGCTCGATTTCACCCTTGTGCGGCTTTTCTCCCGCAGGGCAGACATGGCAGGCCTGCATTTTGGCCATGGTGTATAGGCAGCAGGCTTGACAGAGTCCCACGGTAAGGCAAAGTCAAGATATTGCTCTCCGGTCCTGAGGCCGCTTATTACGTCTGGCAGTACGATGTCAGGCACTACTCCGCGATATTGCGTGGAGTCGCCGTTTACGCGATAGAACTTCTGGATCGTAAGTCTGAGTGCGCCGAGAGGTTTGTATGCTTCCATGTTCTGGAACGGGATCTTATTGTCAAGGTCGATGATTGTCTGGACGGTTCCCTTGCCGTGAGTATGCTCTCCGCCCATAATAACGGCGCGGCCATAGTTTTGAAGTGCGCCGGCCAATATTTCAGAGGCAGAAGCACTGATCGTATTGACCAGTATTACCAACGGTCCGTCATAGACAATCTCCGGCTGGTCGTCTGACAAGGCTGTTATCCGGTCATTACCGCTCTTGACCTGCACAACAGGACCGGTTTCGATGAAGAGCCCGGCTATTTTTACTGCGTCCGTCAGCGCGCCGCCCCCGTTATTTCTGAGGTCTATGATAAGCCCTTTAATATTTTGAGCCTTGAGATTGGCGAGCTCAGCACTGACATCGTCCGTTACATTGCGTACTTTACCGCCGCTGCCAGATCCTTCGAAATCACGGTAAAAGGAAGGGATTTTGAGATAACCGAATGTATCGCCCTTTTCGTTGTTCTTAATGACAGCACTTTTTGCAAAGGTTTCCTCAATCTGGATAACATCGCGAACAATCGATATGGTCAGCATCTTATCATCAGGTTTTTTGATCGTGAGCCTGACTTCAGTCCCTTTTTTCCCCCGGATCAGCTTGACAGCATCCTGTACCCTCATGCCGCTGATGGGGACAGACTCGTTGGCCCCTTCAGCGACTTTAAGGATAATATCTTCAGCCTGAAGCTGCCCTTGTCTTGACGCAGGGCTTCCGGCGATAATGGCTACGACTTTTATCTGGCCTTCGTCCTCCTTAAGCGTTGCGCCAATCCCTTCAAGAGAGCCCCGCATGCTGATATCGAAATCCTCCTTATTCGTGGGAGGCATATAGTCTGTATGCGGATCGAATGCATGAGCCACAGCATTTAATAAACGCTCGTAGTGTTCATTTTCTTTTTCGCGGATTATTCGTGAAAAAAATTGATCATACGCCTTCAGGACCTTGTCACGGGCGGTATTTCTGAGGTCTTTATCCTCAGTCGGCTTTTTGTCCGTCTGACCGTCGCGGGACTTCTGAGCCTTCCCTGCAATAGAGGCGGTCTCCTCAGTCTGGGTCAAATATTGGAGCAACACTTCGTATTTCAGTGTTTTTCTCCAGCGTTCCCGCAATTCCAGGTCGTCTTTGCAGTATGCGAGTTTCTCGACATCGGTTTCAATAAACTCCCTGGTCGAAAAATCGAAATCACCTGAAAGTATTTCCTTGACGATCCCGTATACAGTCGCTGCCCTGGCAGAGAGGATTGCCGCACCTCTTAGCGGAAGTTCAAGATTGCCTGAGTTCATTTCATCGTCGATGAGCTTTGAATATTTCCCCAGGTTGGCAACATCTTCTGTCAGCAGGATCCGTTTCTGATAGTCGAGTTGTTTGAGATAAAGGCCGAAAGCCTCCTCTGAGGTTTTGTCGTCAATTTTCTTATGAGAGAAGTGGCTTGTTTCAAGGCTGTCGCGAATGAGAAAAGTCAGAAGTTTAGCCCTATTGGCCTCATAATGAACCGGGTGCTGGGGGTCCTGGGCATATCCGGAGCCGCAGAGCAGTAAAGACAGGAGCAGAAATACAAGACAGGATCGCAAGAAATGCCTGCCTGAGTTGGGCAGATATGAAAACGGCGAACGAATGCGTGGACAGGGGCAAAACCTGGACCTGAAAAATCTCATGCTTTTATCATACTCCGCAGGTTTTATTTTGAGCAACAGCGACATGATAACGGTGCAACAATATGAAGGAATAAGGTAGAATTAATTGCCTGTATGTGAGACAGGCTTGAGCCTTGCAGCAGACGAAGGGACATAATACATGACTGACGAAACCCCAAGACCATCTGATTTTATTCGTGAAATTGTCAGCGAAGACCGGAAGTCCGGCAAGCATGAAAAGCGGGTCCATACGCGATTCCCGCCAGAGCCCAACGGGTATCTGCATATGGGGCATGCAAAGTCCATCTGCCTGAACTTCGGCATTGCGCAGGAGTTCGGGGGCAGATGCAATCTCCGCTTTGACGACACCAACCCCGAGAAGGAAGAGCAGGAATACGTGAATTCCATCATCGACTCGGTCAAGTGGCTCGGTTTCGATTTCGGTCCCGAGCCTTTCTATGCCAGCGACTACTTTGATTTTATGTATAGAAGCGCTGAATACCTGATCACGGCGGGCCATGCCTATGTTGACAGCCAGACGGCCGATGCAATGAGAGAAAGCAGGGGAACGCTGACATCTCCCGGAAAGAACTCTCCGTTTCGGCAGCGCACTGTTGAGGAGAACCTTTGTCTGTTCCGCGAAATGCGCGAAGGCAGACACCCTGACGGCTCTTTGGTGGTGCGCGCAAAGATTGATATGAGTTCGCCGAATATCAACATGCGTGACCCGGCGATCTATCGTATCAAGCGTGCCGAACACCATCGGACTGGCAACATGTGGTGTATTTACCCGATGTACACGTATGCCCATCCTATTGAAGATGCCATAGAGAACATTACCCACTCGATCTGCACGCTTGAGTTTGAAGACCAGCGGCCTTTTTACGACTGGCTCCTTGAGCGGCTTGCCGAGGGTGGACTGCTGAAGCGGCCACTGCCTCAGCAGATAGAATTTGCACGTCTGAATCTCAGCTATACCGTGTTGAGCAAGAGGAAGCTTGTTCAACTGGTCAATGAGGGCCATGTGAAGGGATGGGATGATCCGCGGATGCCGACTATTGCCGGCATCAGAAGGAGAGGCTATACGCCGGAGTCGATCAGAAATTTCTGTGAGCGCATAGGCGTTGCCAAGAGGGACAGCGTGGTGGACCTCGGGCTCCTGGAGTTCTGCATCCGTGAAGACCTGAATAAGCGGGCTCCCCGTGTTATGGCGGTGCTGCGTCCGCTTAAGGTCGTTATTACGAACTATCCTGAGGCGCAGGAAGAGGAACTCGATGCCATTAACAACCCCGAGGACCCGAATGCAGGAACTCGGAAAGTGCCCTTCTCCCGTGAGCTCTACATTGAACAGGATGATTTCCGCGAGGACCCGCCCAAGCAGTTTTTCCGCCTTGCGCCGGGTCGGGAAGTAAGGCTTCGGTATGCCTATTTTATTACCTGTGAAAAGGTTATCAGGGACGAAAAGACGGGTGAAGTGATTGAACTGCACTGCTCGTATGACTCTGCAACGCGCGGCGGGGATGCGCCTGATAACAGAAAAGTGAAGGCAACCCTGCACTGGGTGTCGGCAAGGCATGCAGTCAGAGCGGAGGTCAGGCTTTATAACACCCTTTTTACCAAGCCTGAGCCGGGCAGTGAGAGTAATGACTTTTTGACCGACCTAAATGCGGATTCCCTTGAGGTGCTCGACACCTGTTTTATTGAACCGGGCATTGCGGGTGCTGCTCCCGGAAGCAGATACCAGTTCGAGAGAATGGGCTATTTCTGCGTTGACGGTGATTCCACAGGAGATGCCCTGATATTTAACAGGACCGTGACGCTGAAAGATACGTGGGCAAAGATCGAGAAGGCCAAAAAATAAAAATGCAGGAAGTCAGGTTCATGAGTTCGCTATTGCGCAACTTTTATCATTTTTCGTGTATTATGAGGCTATAACATAATGAGCTATATTGCTGTCATAGGTGCAGGAAGTTGGGGAACAACGCTTGCAAGTCTGCTCGTGGAGAAGGGATATGATGTTTCTTTATGGGCGCGGGAGCAGGACGTTGCCGATGAGATCAATGAAAAAAGCAGAAACAGCGTCTATCTCCCTGAGGTGCCTCTGCCTGCCGCTCTTAAGGCAACGAGCAGCATTGAAGAGGCACTCAAGACGGCGCGCTATGTCCTCAACGTAGTCCCTACACAGTTTACCCGGGCTGTTTTCAGGGAAGCGGTTGCCTGTTTGCGAAGTGATGCGGTTATTATCAGTGCATCCAAGGGGATTGAGCAGGGAACTCTTTTTACGGTATCGGATATCCTGCATGAGGTAACCGGGAAACCGGTGGCAGCTCTTTCAGGACCGAGTTTCGCGAAAGAGGTGATCAGGAAGCTTCCCACTGCCGTTACTCTTGCGGCAGCAGATATTAACACCGGACTCCTCCTGCAAGAAATCTTTAACTCCGGATATTTCCGCGTCTATACACATACTGATGTGATCGGCGTGGAGGTTGGCGGTGCCTTGAAGAATGTTGTTGCGATCGCCTCAGGAATATGCGACGGCCTCGGCCTTGGCCACAGCGCTCGCGCTGCCCTGATAACTCGTGGTCTTGTAGAGATATCGCGGCTTGGCAAGGCAATGGACGCAGACCCGACCACCTTTTCAGGGTTGAGCGGTCTCGGTGATCTGGTGCTTACCTGTACGGGCCCTCTTTCGAGGAACTATACGGTGGGCGTTAATCTCGGCAAGGGCATGAAGCTCAAAGAAATCCTGTCTTCCTCAAGGAGTGTTGCAGAAGGCGTTGCCACATCCCTCTCTGCCTTTGAACTTGGGCAGAAAATGGGCGTTGAAATGCCTATCATTGATCAGGTCTATGAGGTGCTTTATCAGGACAGAGACCCTGAAACTGCCGTGCTCAGCCTCATGAACCGTGCGCTTAAATCCGAGTTCTGAATCATTATTTGCTCCCGCCTTACATCACAGACCTCCCCTGAACGCTCATTTATTTTTTGCCTGTCTGATTTTGTGATACTATTTATCATGAGGTGAGGGCAGGTAATCTCTCACAAATATTAATCTATAGAACCGGAGGGTTGTCCACGTGTTTAAAGAATTCAAGGAATTTGCCGTAAAAGGAAATGTGGTTGACATGGCGGTTGGTGTTATCATCGGCGCAGCCTTTACTTCGATCGTTAATTCGCTTGTCAACGATATCATTATGCCGCCCGTCGGCCTTATTCTCGGCAAGGTCGATTTTACAAACCTGTATCTTGTATTCAGGGACGGCAAGATCCCGGCCCCATACAGTTCTCTTGCTGATGCCAAGGCTGCAGGCGCCGTGACCCTCAACTATGGCATCTTTATTAATGCCATCATCAGTTTTCTTATTGTGGCCTTTGCCGTATTCCTCCTGGTCCGTACAATCAATCGTCTGAAGAGACAGTCTGAGGAGCCGCCAGTAGTGCCGGTGACCAAAGAATGTCCGTTCTGCCTCTCCGTGATCCCGATAAAAGCGGTTCGCTGTGCTCACTGTACAACTGAACTGAAGTAGGAGGGCTTTGCACTATGGTGCCAAGGCAAGCGATCAACGCGATGACATCAAGACTGAATCAGAAGAAGACGGTGAAGGGCATCGCAGTTTTTCTCGTGGTTTTTTCGATCGCGGGGTTTCTGATCCTGCCTCCTATCGTTAAATCAGTCCTCCTGAAGCAGCTCTCGGAAAAACTCCATCGTCAGGTCTCGATCCAGGCGGTGCGGATAAATCCGTTCATGCTCTCTGTTACCGTGAGGGGGCTTGAGATAAAGGAGCCGAAATCCCAAACGCCCTTTGTCTCCTTTGATGAGCTCTATCTGAACCTGCAGACCATGTCCATGTTCCGGCGGGGCATAATTGCCAAAGAGATAAAGCTGGTGAATCCTTACCTGCAGATTGTCCGCAATGAAGACCTCTCCTACAACTTCTCCGATCTGCTTCAGATGGCAGATCAGAAGCCTGCAGACAAGGGCGGTCCTGGCAGCAGGCAGCGGTCGCTCCGCTTTTCGCTGAATAACATACAGGTGATCAATGCCAGGATCGATTTTCTGGATGGACCAAAGCATACAAAACATGAGGTTCGCGGCGCCGTGCTGACCGTTCCCTTTGTTTCGAATCTGCCCTATTATCTGGAATCCTATGTGCAGCCTGCCTTCTCGGCAAAGGTCAATGGCAATTCAGTAAGTTTCAGGGGAAATACCAAGCCTTTTGTCGACTCACATGAGACAAACATTGATCTTGACCTGAAGGATCTCAACCTCCCCTATTATCTGGCGTATTCTCCCGTCCCGCTCGACTTCACGCTGGTCTCCGGGCTTCTGGATGTTCAGACAAGTCTGACGTATGCGCAGTTTAAAGACAAGGAGCCGACACTGTCCTTAAAAGGCAGCACATCACTGAAAATATTCAAGATTGATGACAAGGCAGGCAACCCGTTGATCTATCTGCCCCGGCTCGATATCTCCATCAGTTCGTCAGATTTAATGGCCAGGAATATACATTTTGCGAAGATAGTGCTTGAGTCTCCAGAGATCAATGTCAGTCGAGACAGAGCAGGCAAGTTGAATCTTCTCGCGCTGATGGCATTTACGGGAGAGAAGGCTCAGGGGAAGGTGGCGGCTGAGGATAAGGGCAAGGCTAAGGCTAAGGCCGAGTCCGGGAAGGAGACAAAAGCAGAAGAGAAGAAATCCCTGCCTGTTATCGATGCTGATGAGATAATCCTTGCAAACGGAAAGGTGATTGTTGCAGATGCCTCTGAGGGCAGGATCTTTCGAACCAGTCTTCACAATATCCAGGCAAAAATCGGCCACTTCAGCACCGTAAAAGATAAGAAGGCCGAGGCCGAGGCATCATTGCAGACAGATTCTCAGGAGGAGTTCAGACTTACGGGCAATTTTTCTGTTGAACCACTATCAGGGGAAGGAACGGTTGAGGTCAAGCAGGTGGTGCTCAAAAAGTATGCGCCTTATTACGGAAAATTCGTGCTTTTTTCGATAGAGGACGGCAGATTTGATTTCATGACAAAATATTCCTTTCTTATGACCGGCAATGAGCCTGATCTGAAAGTTTCTGATCTCACGGCGAACGTCACAGCACTGAGACTCAGAAAGCATGGAGAGAAGGAGGATTTTCTGAACTTCCCGGCGCTGTCTGTCAAAGAGACGTCTGCTGACCTCGGCAAGCGGGAGATCGTTGTTGGTGATATCTCTGCGCAGAAGGGGATGATTGTCGTGAAGCGTAGTCAGGACAGTATCCTTAATCTTCAGACATTGTTTGCCCCGGCAGCAACTCCTGCAGCGCGGGCTGACGCCGAGCCTCTGCAGCCGAAGCAGAAGGTCGCTGTAAATCCCTGGACCGTTACGGCAAAGAAGATATCCCTCGACCGCCATACAATAATGGCCGAAGACCTGGTCCCTTCCGAGCCGGTCAGTATGCTATTTGATCAGATTCATTTCAGGGGCGAGAATATCTCCACTGAAAAAAATACAAAAGGCAAGGTATCGCTTTCTCTCCAGATCGAAAAGAAAGGCTCTCTCAAGATGAGCGGCGCTGTCGGCCTTGACCCCGTTTCTGCGCAACTGAAGGTGGTCTCGCAGAACGTTCCAATTATGCCGGCTGTTCCCTATTTCGCAGACAGGATAAAGATCATTGTCTTTGACGGAAGTATTTCATCAGAGGGAACACTTTCCGCGAGGTACAGCAGGGATACCGGGCCGACCGCCTCATATAAAGGCACAGCCTCCCTCAGCAATTTTGCCTCTGTCGACAAGGTCAATGCAGAAGATTTTCTGAAATGCAGCTCCCTGTATGTTGACTCGATGGATGTCACGTACAATCCGCTTGTGGTAAAGATCGGCGAGGTGTCGCTCTCCGATTTTTATGCCCGGACTATCATCAATGCAGACGGTTCGATCAACCTGCAGAACATTATAGAGAAGGGTGAGGGTGAGAAAGAAGCGGCTGCGACCAAGGTTGAGGATAAAGCGGCGGCTGAAAAAGAACAGGGACAGGTAAAAACAGAGGCCAAAAATCAGGCAAAGAATGGCAACGGTGTGAGTACCGCAACAGATGCAGCCGGGAAGATCATAACGATCGAGAAGATTACGCTTCAGGGCGGGACCGTGAATTTTTCTGACCGGTTCATCAAGCCGAATTTTAACACCAATATGCTTGAGATAGGCGGGAGGATCACCGGGCTCAGCTCTGAGGAGACGAAGATGGCTGTAGTCGAGATGCGGGGCAAGCTCGACAACTATGCCCCTCTTGAAATCACCGGCAAGGTCAACCCTTTGAGGGACGACCTGTTCATCGATCTGAATATCAGCTTCAAAGATATGGACCTGAGCCAGATCACTCCTTATTCAGGGAGATATCTCGGGTATGTGATCGAGAAAGGCAAACTTAGTCTTAATCTTCATTACCTGATAGAGAAGAAGAAGCTTGATTCCCAGAATAAGATCCTTCTTGATCAGTTCACGCTCGGCAGCCAGGTGGAAAGCCCTGATGCAACAAAACTGCCTGTCAGGCTCGCTATCGCACTTTTGAAGAACCGGCGCGGAGAGATCGATCTTGATATCCCTGTCAGCGGGCAGATCGATGACCCAAAATTCAGCATCGGCAGGATCATCATCAAGATCCTTCTGAATCTCCTGGTAAAGGCAGCTACCTCTCCTTTTGCCCTGCTCGGCTCGCTCATTGGCGGCGGCGAAGAATTGAGCTACCTCGAGTTCGACCCCGGGCTTTCGCATCTGAACGAAGCCGGTCTGAAGAAGGTGGATACCCTGGTCAAGGCTCTCCATGACCGTCCTTCACTGAAGATCGAAATAGCGGGACATGCTGATATGGATAAGGACAGGGAAGGGATGAAGCGGGTTCTGTTTAACCGAAAAGTGAAGGCCCAGAAACTGAAAGATGCGGTGCAGCAATCCAAAGCGGCAGTGCCTGTTGACGACGTGAAAATAGAGCCGGCTGAATATGCGAAATATCTGAAGCTGGCGTATAAGGATGAGAAGTTCCCCAAGCCGAGGAATGTTATCGGCATGGCCAAGGACCTGCCGGTATCTGAGATGGAAAAGCTGATGCTTACCCATATTGAGGTGAAGGACGACGATCTCAGGACTCTTGCCTCACAAAGGGCGCTTGCGGTTAAAGACCTGCTCCTGAGATCGAAGCTTGTTGAGCAGGAGAGGATATTCCTGGTCGTACCGAAGACGCTTCAGCCCCAGAAGAAGGAAAAGGTCAGGGAGAGCCGGGTTGATTTTACCTTGAAATGAGTTTTCTGATTTTGTTTCCATCACATGCTGCGGGACAGATTCCATATAATAATCCGGCTGTTAAGGTGAATGACTGCAAAGTCAGTCCTCAGACAACAATATCGATATGAATGCCCCTGTTTTGGGAAATATTGCCCTGCACTGTAAAAGCTGTTCTGAACCAGGCAACAAGTCTGTGGTCCCAGTTCCTCATCCTCGGCAGATCATACGTCAGATTGTCCGACTGAGCCTTTGAAGGATCATTTCCTGCTCTGTCCTCTTTTGCCGAACTGCTGATATCTATAGAATCAGTCGTCTTTCTTCTGGTTAGGCCCGCTGTCCGTTCATTGATCTTGACGACAAGTGATCTGGCTGCAGGGTCCTGCCGTGCCTGTTCCGGATTTTCCACAGGCACGGGAAGGGCTTCAACAGGGAAGTCCTGCCGCAGATAGGGATTAGATAGGGCATTAATGTCCATGAGCGTTGAAGGTTAGATATAGTTTACTCTTCGATGACATTCTTGCAAAGTACATTCATCAGAGGGCCGGGCTCTTGCTCCCCAACAGGCTGAAAGCCGTCCCCGGCCTCATGGGTTGCTACTATGGATCCTCTTCTTTGTCTGCTGCCGCTGCTTCATCGTCCATCTCAGTCAGAACTTTTTTTACTTCATCCTCTGCTGTTCTGAGCTTGTTCTTACAGAATGTAAGGATCTGTGACGCACGCTTTATCTTTTCCGCGAGGATATCAATATCCACCTCTTCTGATTCTATTTCTTTGACGATCTTCTCAAGCTCCTTCAAAGCCTGGGAGTAAGTCAGTTCTTTGCTCTTTGGCACTTTTCGTAACCTCCTTGCCGGACTGCACTATGCTGGTGACTGTCCCGTTTTGCAATTGCGTCTCTATAGCTACGCCGTTTTTCAGCAACGCGGCATCCCTGAGTATTTTCCCCCTGAGTGTGGTTATGCTGTAGCCCCGCCTGAGAACATGAGCAGGATCAAGATGACGTATGGCCTGTTCTGCCCGGCTGAGCCTGTTCTGTTCGTTCTGCATGCGCTGCTGCATAGAGCCCTGTACCTCGCGCTGCAGAATGAACAGCCTGTTTCTGTGGACCGTGGTCAGTCTGATTGGCACAAACGAAAGTCTCTGTGCAAACGAAGTCAGTTTCTGTTTTTCCTCTCTCAGCAGCAGCTCAGAAGAGGCTATAATCCTGCTTTCGAGTTCAAGAACATTTTCCTCAAAGCTCCGAATGCCTGATATCAGAAATTCAGCCACAGCGGTCGGTGTTTTCAACTTTGTATGTGCCGCGATATCAACGACCGTATCATCTTTTTCATGGCCTATGCCGGTAATAACAGGCAGGGGAAAGCCTGCCACCTCGGCCGCAAGGGGATAACCGTCAAAGCAGTTCAGGTCTGTGACCGATCCTCCGCCGCGGATGATCACCGCAAGATCAAATGCGCTCTTCTGTTTCCGAATCGAGGACAATGCCTTGATGATGGAGCCTTCTGCCTCCTGTCCCTGCATCAGAGCCGGGAAGAGGGTATGGAAAAAGCGGTACCCGTAAGGGTTATTGTCGAGGTGGTTGAAAAAATCCTGATACCCCGCAGCAGTCGGCGATGAAATGACCGCTATTCGCTGGGGCACAAGCGGCAGAACATGGGCTTTGTTGCGATCAATAATGCCCTCTTTTCTGAGGCGGGCGATTACCTCTTTTTTCTTCCGCGCCATCTCCCCCATGGTATAGGTGGGGTCAATATCCTTGACGTTAAGGCTCAGGCCATAGACCTCATGGAATAATATTGACGCAAGGAACAGGATTTTCATGCCCTGCTTCAGCGGCTCATTTGCTGCTTTCTGAAACCGGTTGCTGATGGAACGGTATTCGTAGGCCCAGATATTGGCCTTGATCTGGGCTACGGCAGCATTGCCCTCTTTTTCAACAAGGTCAAGGTAACAGTGGCCCCTCTGGTTCAGTTTGAGGTCGGCGATCTCAGCAACTACCCAATACTGATCAGGCAGTGTATCGGCAATTGCGGATTTAATGAGGCCATTCAGCTGTAAGAGACTGAGCGCCGGTCTTTCAGAAGAGATCTCTTGCATAGTGTTATTCTCTGATTATACACCAACCGGAAAGCCCCTTCCTTATTATCCGGGGCCATGATAGGATGAAATATAAGGAGACGTATCATGATAAACAGAAGGGAGTTCATGATCGGTGCCTCAGGCATGATGCTTTCCATGGTGACGGACGAAAAACAGCAGACTGCCCTCATGAAGGAATCGTCTCATACTATGCTTCAACCTCATACAAGGGTATCGATCGTAAAGACCACTGACCGCGCTGCTGGAGTGAAGCGGTCTCTTGAGCTCCTTGACATCAATCCTGTAAGGGGCAAAGAGGTCTTGCTCAAGCCAAACTTCAACAGTGCCGATGCCTTCCCCGGCTCAACGCATAATGACACGCTGCTAAATCTGATCAGACATCTTAAGGTCATGGGGGCAAAGTCCATAACGATTGGTGAGCGGTGCGGCCCCGGGTCTACGGCAAAGGTGTTGAAGGGAAAGGGAATCTATGCTCTTTGTGAAAAGGAGAACGTCAGGATAATCAACTTCGAGGAACTGCCTGCGAGCCAGTGGGTGCGGGTGAGGCCGGCGAAGAGCCATTGGAATGACGGATTTGATGTCGCAAAGCCTGTAGTAGATTCGGAATGTGTTGTATCCACCTGCTGCCTGAAGACGCACGGGTACGGCGGCGTCTTTACCATGTCCCTGAAACTTTCTGTCGGCGTAACGCACAAGGAGAATATGTCAGAGCTCCATGCATCGTTCA
Proteins encoded in this region:
- a CDS encoding glutamine--tRNA ligase/YqeY domain fusion protein, with product MTDETPRPSDFIREIVSEDRKSGKHEKRVHTRFPPEPNGYLHMGHAKSICLNFGIAQEFGGRCNLRFDDTNPEKEEQEYVNSIIDSVKWLGFDFGPEPFYASDYFDFMYRSAEYLITAGHAYVDSQTADAMRESRGTLTSPGKNSPFRQRTVEENLCLFREMREGRHPDGSLVVRAKIDMSSPNINMRDPAIYRIKRAEHHRTGNMWCIYPMYTYAHPIEDAIENITHSICTLEFEDQRPFYDWLLERLAEGGLLKRPLPQQIEFARLNLSYTVLSKRKLVQLVNEGHVKGWDDPRMPTIAGIRRRGYTPESIRNFCERIGVAKRDSVVDLGLLEFCIREDLNKRAPRVMAVLRPLKVVITNYPEAQEEELDAINNPEDPNAGTRKVPFSRELYIEQDDFREDPPKQFFRLAPGREVRLRYAYFITCEKVIRDEKTGEVIELHCSYDSATRGGDAPDNRKVKATLHWVSARHAVRAEVRLYNTLFTKPEPGSESNDFLTDLNADSLEVLDTCFIEPGIAGAAPGSRYQFERMGYFCVDGDSTGDALIFNRTVTLKDTWAKIEKAKK
- a CDS encoding NAD(P)-dependent glycerol-3-phosphate dehydrogenase — its product is MMSYIAVIGAGSWGTTLASLLVEKGYDVSLWAREQDVADEINEKSRNSVYLPEVPLPAALKATSSIEEALKTARYVLNVVPTQFTRAVFREAVACLRSDAVIISASKGIEQGTLFTVSDILHEVTGKPVAALSGPSFAKEVIRKLPTAVTLAAADINTGLLLQEIFNSGYFRVYTHTDVIGVEVGGALKNVVAIASGICDGLGLGHSARAALITRGLVEISRLGKAMDADPTTFSGLSGLGDLVLTCTGPLSRNYTVGVNLGKGMKLKEILSSSRSVAEGVATSLSAFELGQKMGVEMPIIDQVYEVLYQDRDPETAVLSLMNRALKSEF
- a CDS encoding carboxy terminal-processing peptidase; the encoded protein is MRSCLVFLLLSLLLCGSGYAQDPQHPVHYEANRAKLLTFLIRDSLETSHFSHKKIDDKTSEEAFGLYLKQLDYQKRILLTEDVANLGKYSKLIDDEMNSGNLELPLRGAAILSARAATVYGIVKEILSGDFDFSTREFIETDVEKLAYCKDDLELRERWRKTLKYEVLLQYLTQTEETASIAGKAQKSRDGQTDKKPTEDKDLRNTARDKVLKAYDQFFSRIIREKENEHYERLLNAVAHAFDPHTDYMPPTNKEDFDISMRGSLEGIGATLKEDEGQIKVVAIIAGSPASRQGQLQAEDIILKVAEGANESVPISGMRVQDAVKLIRGKKGTEVRLTIKKPDDKMLTISIVRDVIQIEETFAKSAVIKNNEKGDTFGYLKIPSFYRDFEGSGSGGKVRNVTDDVSAELANLKAQNIKGLIIDLRNNGGGALTDAVKIAGLFIETGPVVQVKSGNDRITALSDDQPEIVYDGPLVILVNTISASASEILAGALQNYGRAVIMGGEHTHGKGTVQTIIDLDNKIPFQNMEAYKPLGALRLTIQKFYRVNGDSTQYRGVVPDIVLPDVISGLRTGEQYLDFALPWDSVKPAAYTPWPKCRPAMSALREKSRTRVKSSQQFNDMEKETTRLAEKKKNTVRSLNIEDVRREIEESRRQKEKDIKTPLSRPKPDNEARTPEEKRQDFLKTVSDDSYVKEAMSVIEDMIAADPSCIPITAN
- the mscL gene encoding large conductance mechanosensitive channel protein MscL; this translates as MFKEFKEFAVKGNVVDMAVGVIIGAAFTSIVNSLVNDIIMPPVGLILGKVDFTNLYLVFRDGKIPAPYSSLADAKAAGAVTLNYGIFINAIISFLIVAFAVFLLVRTINRLKRQSEEPPVVPVTKECPFCLSVIPIKAVRCAHCTTELK